The DNA segment GCGCATCGCCGGGATCGAGCCGGGCCGGTCGTTGAAGGCCGTCGGCCGGGTGACCGGCGTACCCGGCGAACTGACGCTGTACAACCCGCGCTACACCCTGCTGGCCACGGGCGCGGAGTGACGCCGGGGCGGCCGGCGACGGACGAGGCGCTGCTGACCGAGGCCCTGGGAGGCTGGCGCGGCCTGCTCGACTCGGCTGCCCCGCCGCTGGTGTTCGTCATCTGCTACGTCGCGACCAGCGAACTCACGCCGTCGTTGTGGGCATCACTCGGGGCGGCATTCCTGGTGGCCGTCATTCGGCTCTGGCGCCGGCAGCCGCTGCGCCAGATCGTCGGTGGCGTGATCGGCATCGCGGTGTCGGCGTACTTCGCGTCGCGGACCGGCAAGGCGGAGGACTTCTTCCTGCCTGGCCTGCTGATCAACCTCGGGTACGCCGCGGTGTTCGTGGTGTCACTGGTGGTGCGGTGGCCGCTGGTGGGTGTCGTCGTCGGCGGCCTGACCGGTGACGTCGCCGGCTGGCGGGCTGACCGCCGGGCATACCGGGCCGCCCAACTCGCGACGCTGGTCTGGATCGGCTCGTTCCTGCTGCGGGTAGCGGTGCAGTGGCCGCTGTACGCCGCGGGCATGGTGGCCGCCCTCGGCGCGGCCAAGATCGTTCTGGGCTGGCCGGTGTACCTGGCCACGCTGTGGATCACCTACCTGCTGATGCGCCCGACGTTGGCCCGCCGGCGGCAGGCGGTCGCCGAAGCCGCCGGGACGCCACCGGCCGCTGACACCGAGTCCGAGTCGCGCTGACCCCACGCGGAGCGCGCCTTACGGCGGCGGCTCATGCGCCAGGGTGACGTGCCGCTCAGTGAGCCGACAGCAGTTCTGCCAGCGCGGCTTCCTGGTCGGCAGCGGCGACGAAGATCAGCTCGTCGCCGACCTCCAGCGGGTCGTCCGCGCTCGGCGTGATGACCCGGGGACCGCGGACGATCGCGACCAGGGCGGTATCCGGTGGCCACGGGACGTCGCCGACCCGGCCGCCGACGACGTGGGCCTGGTTGCCGAGCGTCATCTCGACCAGATTCGCTTCGCCGCGACGGAAGCTGAACAGTCGCACCAGATCTCCGACGGTGACGGCCTCTTCGACCAGCGCGGACAGCATGCGTGGCGTGGACACCGCCACGTCCACGCCCCAGGACTCGTCGAACATCCACTCGTTCTCCGGATGGTTCACCCGGGCCACCACGCGGGGGACGCCGTACTCGGTCTTGGCCAGCAGCGACAGCACGAGGTTGACCTTGTCGTCGCCCGTGGCGGCGACGACGACCTGGCAGTGCGGCAGGTCCGCCTCGTCCAGCGACGCGATCTCGCAGGCATCGGCCTGCAGGATCTGGACCCCGGCGACCACCCCGGGTCGCGCCTTGGTCGGGTCCCGGTCGATCATGAGGACGTCGTGACCGTTCCCGACGAGTTCGCGGGCGATCGAGCGGCCGACCTTGCCCGCGCCGGCGATGGCGATGCGCATCAGTTCACCATCGGGGGTGCGCCCAGGACCTTCTCGACCCGGTCGCGGTCGTCGTGGCCGAACAGCACGTGGATCAGGTCGCCCTCCTGCACCACGGTGTCACCGTCGGGCAGCATGGCCTCGCCGTAGCGGGTGACGAACGCCACCCGGCATCCGGCGAGCTGCTGCAGATGCTTGATCTTCGTCCCGACCCAGGCGGTGTGGACGTGGACCTCCGCGACCACCAGGGTGCCGCTGGGATCGCGCCATTCCTCCAGCGCTCCCAGCGGGAGGAGCCGCCGCATCATCTGCACCGCGGTCCAGGAGACCGTCGCGACGGTCGGGATGCCGAGCCGTTCGTACACCTCGGCCCGCTTGGGGTCGTAGATGCGCGCGACGACGTTCTCCACGCCGTACGTCTCGCGCGCGACGCGCGCGGCGAGGATGTTGGAGTTGTCTCCGCTGGAGACCGCAGCGAAGGCGTGGGCCCGTTCGATCCCCGCGGCCCGCAGCGTCTCGCGGTCGAAGCCGACGCCGGCGACCGTCAGTCCGGCGAAGTGCGGGCCCAGCCGCCGGAAAGCGGCCGGCTCCTGGTCGACCACGGCGACCGAATGGCCCATGCCTTCGACGGTATGGGCCAGCGTCGAACCGACGCGGCCGCAACCCATGATGACGATGTGCACGGCGCTCTCTCGCAGGACGGGGTCGTGCTGCCCCGCTCCGCCGGGGGCCGCTCAGCACGCTACACGTCACCGACGCGGCGGCTGCGTCACCGGGGCCCTATCGTTCGCAGGCGTGGCGGTCACCGACGTGTTCAAGCGTCTGCTCGTGGGCCGGGCTCTGCGCAGTGACCGCCTCGGCGAGACGCTGCTGCCCAAGCGCATCGCCCTGCCGGTGTTCGCCTCGGACGCGCTGTCGTCGAACGCCTACGCCACGCAAGAGATCCTCATGGTGCTCTCGCTCGGCGGACTGTCGTACTACTCGTACGGGCCATGGGTCGCCGCCGCGGTGGTGCTCATCTATTTCACGGTGGTCGCGTCGTACCGCCAGAACGTCCACGCGTATCCCAGCGGCGGTGGCGACTACGAGGTCGTGTCGACCAACCTGGGGCCACGTGCCGGCGTCTTCGTGGCCAGCGCGCTGCTGGTCGACTACGTGCTGACCGTCGCGGTCTCGATCTCCTCCGCGGTGGCCAACCTCTCGTCGGCCTTCCCCTTCTTCGACGCGCACACCGTCTGGTGGGCCGTCGGCATCATCGCCGTGCTCGCCTTCATGAACCTGCGCGGCGTGCGGGAGTCCGGGACGGCGTTCGCGATCCCCACGTACGGCTTCATGATCAGCATCTTCGTGATGGTCGC comes from the Actinomycetota bacterium genome and includes:
- a CDS encoding TrkA family potassium uptake protein, with translation MHIVIMGCGRVGSTLAHTVEGMGHSVAVVDQEPAAFRRLGPHFAGLTVAGVGFDRETLRAAGIERAHAFAAVSSGDNSNILAARVARETYGVENVVARIYDPKRAEVYERLGIPTVATVSWTAVQMMRRLLPLGALEEWRDPSGTLVVAEVHVHTAWVGTKIKHLQQLAGCRVAFVTRYGEAMLPDGDTVVQEGDLIHVLFGHDDRDRVEKVLGAPPMVN
- a CDS encoding DUF3159 domain-containing protein, whose amino-acid sequence is MTPGRPATDEALLTEALGGWRGLLDSAAPPLVFVICYVATSELTPSLWASLGAAFLVAVIRLWRRQPLRQIVGGVIGIAVSAYFASRTGKAEDFFLPGLLINLGYAAVFVVSLVVRWPLVGVVVGGLTGDVAGWRADRRAYRAAQLATLVWIGSFLLRVAVQWPLYAAGMVAALGAAKIVLGWPVYLATLWITYLLMRPTLARRRQAVAEAAGTPPAADTESESR
- a CDS encoding TrkA family potassium uptake protein — encoded protein: MRIAIAGAGKVGRSIARELVGNGHDVLMIDRDPTKARPGVVAGVQILQADACEIASLDEADLPHCQVVVAATGDDKVNLVLSLLAKTEYGVPRVVARVNHPENEWMFDESWGVDVAVSTPRMLSALVEEAVTVGDLVRLFSFRRGEANLVEMTLGNQAHVVGGRVGDVPWPPDTALVAIVRGPRVITPSADDPLEVGDELIFVAAADQEAALAELLSAH